Part of the Legionella cardiaca genome, TTAATATTCATTTTTTGGCCAATAGATTAATTGATGCAACCAATTGGTGCAGTGAGCAAAATTTTAATTTGCATTTGGGGTATTTCGGAGCAAGTACAGGAGCTGCTGCTGCACTGATTGCTGCCGCTAACAAAAAAGAACTTATAAAAGCAGTTGTTTCACGAGGGGGGAGACCCGATTTAGCACAAGAATCGTTAGCAGATGTCAAGGCGCCAACATTATTGATAGTCGGTAGTCATGATGAAATCGTCATTACGATGAATGAATCCGCGTTTTCTGAATTAAAATGTATCAAACAATTAGAAATAGTTTCTGGAGCAACTCATTTATTTGAAGAGCCAGGAACACTTGGTGAAGTAGCTAGATTGGCAAAAGATTGGTTTGTTCAATATCTTCATAATTCTTGATCTTTGTCATTTTCCTGAGTGTAGGAGGTTCTATGTTGAATCACAATAAGCAGAAACTAATTGATGTACTCAATGAAGCGATAGAACCTTTAGATTCTACTACGGATAATGATGCGACTATTTTAGATAAAATTGATGATGCACGGTTTGTAATGATTGGTGAGGCCACTCATGGGACTAGTGAATTCTATCAAACAAGAATCAACATCACCCGCCGCCTTATTGAAGAAAAGGATTTTATGGCCGTAGCCATCGAGGGTGACTGGCCTGATGCCTATACCGTTCATCGCTACATACAGAGAAAAACTGACTTTACTCAGCCAGAGCAAGCTTTAGCAGACTTTCGCCGATTTCCTACATGGATGTGGCGCAATAAGACCATGCCTCCTTTTTTGAAATGGCTGCATAACTACAATAGAAATCTGCCGCTCACTGGCCAAATTGGTTTCTACGGCCTTGACTTATATAGTCTAAATGCCTCCATGCAAGCTGTAATTAGTTATCTAATGAGCATTGATCCCGCTGCTGCTCAGCGAGCAAGAAAACGTTATGCTTGTTTTGATCACAGCAATATTGATCCACAAACCTATGGCTATTTAACCAATATCGGTATTAAAAAATCCTGCATTGACGAAGCAATCGCTGTTTTAGTGGAGCTACAGCATCACGCTTTTGAGTATATTCGCCAAGATGGAATTACTGCAGAAGATGAATATTTTTTCGCCACTCAAAATGCTCGAGTAATTAAGGACGCTGAGGTTTATTACCGTTCCATGTTCGAAGGGCGCGCATCCTCCTGGAATATTCGCGACAGGCATATGTATGAAACCTTAAATACTCTTGCTGATCATTTAGAAAACCGCTTTGATAGGCCTGCAAAAATCATAATTTGGGCTCATAACTCCCATATTGGTGATGCTCGGGC contains:
- a CDS encoding dienelactone hydrolase family protein, with the protein product MRFSIEVEHAITIENDGIILNGILYIPQNAVGIVLFAHGSGSSRFSVRNQFVAHALNKAQLATLLFDLLTPEEEALDLRTREFRFNIHFLANRLIDATNWCSEQNFNLHLGYFGASTGAAAALIAAANKKELIKAVVSRGGRPDLAQESLADVKAPTLLIVGSHDEIVITMNESAFSELKCIKQLEIVSGATHLFEEPGTLGEVARLAKDWFVQYLHNS
- a CDS encoding erythromycin esterase family protein, whose amino-acid sequence is MLNHNKQKLIDVLNEAIEPLDSTTDNDATILDKIDDARFVMIGEATHGTSEFYQTRINITRRLIEEKDFMAVAIEGDWPDAYTVHRYIQRKTDFTQPEQALADFRRFPTWMWRNKTMPPFLKWLHNYNRNLPLTGQIGFYGLDLYSLNASMQAVISYLMSIDPAAAQRARKRYACFDHSNIDPQTYGYLTNIGIKKSCIDEAIAVLVELQHHAFEYIRQDGITAEDEYFFATQNARVIKDAEVYYRSMFEGRASSWNIRDRHMYETLNTLADHLENRFDRPAKIIIWAHNSHIGDARATEMSEQGEINLGQLVREQHDRNSYSIGFSTYEGFVTAASEWDDPPKRKKIIPGFESSYEELFHQLKFDDFLLDLKNNEHLEHYLKIPRLQRAIGVIYRPETERLSHYFFTHLTYQFDSIIHFDKTNAVIPLDVSRQIA